The genomic region CACGAGCAGCCAGTTGGTTTTGTTGATGGGATCGCGGTAGAGACGGAAATTGACGAGGGTAGGGCGCATGATGTAGGTGAGGGTGTATAAAATCTCGCTATTGAGCGCGTTGGCCTTGACGCCTTCTTTGAAGACGCCGTAGACCAGTCGGTTGTTGGTGGAAGGGGCGATCTGGGTGAAGAAGTTTTTGCCGAACGCGTAGACGGGGTCGACTTTGGTCAGATCCGTCGCGTACTGGTTGTAAAAGCCGATGATCCCCGCATCGTCCAGCATCACCGCTCCGAAGGGGAGGGCGTCGAGCTGTTCGTGGGACATCAAGGGCAGGCTGCGGAGCATCTCATCGCTCACAAAACTCATGGGTATTTCGACTTTCTCGGTGAACGGTTTCGCCGCAAATCTTTGTGGTCAGGTTACTTGGCGCTCAAATGGTGAAACGCGGCGATAATTTCGTCGGCGTCCGCACGGCCGAGCTCCCGCTCCAGCTTTGCCCGCTCTTCATAGAGAGAAACCAGCTGCGCCTCAAGACTCTCCATCGCGGCGCTGAGACGTTTGATTTTGCCGGCGAAGGCGCTAAAGCGCGCATGCGCTTCCTGGAGGTCGGTGGCGTCGTCTCCGATCACGACTTGTTCGGGCGTCGGCTGAAGATCCTGGACCTTTTGCTCCAGCGCGCGCACCTTTAGGACCAGCTCCTCCGCGTCGGCGGTCCCCAGACTGCGCTCCAGCAGGATGTTGTTTTCCGTGAACGAGGCGATTTGAGCCTCCATGGCGCCGATCATTCTGGCCGGATCGCGAAAAAGTGAATTGGGCATGATTGTGGTTCCTTGGACTGACCCCATCCGGCGCGACGTTAGTGCAGTTCGAGATGTTCCAGGTCCTTCTCCATAGCGCCGAACAGATCCACAAGGCCGCGCAGCGCGGCGTTTTCGGCGCTGAGCTTACGCATCGTCGCGGCGATCTGGATGGCGTCCGCGGCGCCAAGCTCTCGTTCTAAAATCGCTTGATTGCTTTCCAGGATCAGCATCCGATCGACCAGCCGCGCCATGTCCTGGCGCGCGGTTCGGATCGAGCCGATAATGGCGCTGCTCTCCCAGGTATTTAGCTCCCGCTTCAGGTTGGCTTGATTGGCTTCCATGCGGTGAATGTCGGCGGTCGCCATGGATAGCTGAGAGCGCAGGTCGGCGGTGACGGCGTCGTTGGCGGCGGCTTGATTCGCCAGCATATACGTCATATCCGCCAGCTCATCCTTCCATCGGCGCGTTTCCTCAATGATCTCCGCCGGCGAGGCCGTGCCGAGCTCAATGACGAGCTTGAGCTGCTCCGAGGCGACGAGAGGATTACGAAGGACGGTGTTGAGATTTTCCGTGGTGGCGATGGGCATCGCTTCTTCCAGCGCCCGCAGGAGCGCCCGCAGAAGCCGCGCTTCGTAAAGCACGGCCGGATGAGGGGCTCCTCTGTGGGTTTGGTGGATCACCCGGATATTGGCCATCTCCCACTGACTGCGCGTCTGTGCGTACATCAGGGCCACCACGGGTTCGATCTGTTCCGGATCGGTGATGTCCTCCAGGACGCGCTGGAACTGCTCCCGCATATCCGCGACCCGCCCGGCCGCGATGACGAATGGCTCCTGCGGCAGATCCGCCCATGGAGTGAGGCAGCGCTCCATCTCGTCGGTGAGAGAAGAAGACTGTAGAATGCTTTCGATTGTGGTGCGGAGCATCGAGACTCGCATTTCCAGCGGTACGCAGCAAATTTGGGAATTGGGTGTTCGTGTGCTGTACAGCAAATTATACAACAAGAACCGGCTGCGAGCAGTTCCTGAATGAATAAAACCCGTAAATTTCGCGATAGGCAGGCATGCGTCGTCATGGCACAATATCTCCATGAACTTTGGAATGCCATGTATGGATTGTGGTGAAGAAACCGACCGGATGCACGAGAATTATTGCGCTGCTTGCAAACGCATACGGAGTGGGGGGCTGGCGTCTCCTGGGCCGGCCCGACACGTTCCCCTGCTTCTTCGGCTGCTCCTTGTCGTCAAAAGCACTTTCCAATTGTGATTTTCGATTTTAATGCTCGGACGCTATTGCCATCGCGTCAATATTATGTTAGAATATCCTTATGACAGTTGGCTTACCATGTATCACCTGCGGCGAAGAGACGGCCACGTGCAATGATGACTATTGCGGACGCTGCGGCAAGCGTTTGAAAGATGTGTCTCAAGTTTCGAACAGCGCCGACGGCCGCGCTTTCCGCTCGCCGCTGCAGCGAGTCGTTCTTTTGATCCAGAGTATCTTCCTGCGCTAGCCTCCCTCTCTTTACTTTTTGATGCGAGAAGCCGCTTTCCCATAATGGGAGGCGGCTTTTTCTGTTTGGATGGGTATGACTATAAGATTGATGGCGTCGATAATGAAGGAAAATTTCCCTTACCCCTAGAGTAAAACACAAATTTTTATTCGATTGCCAAAATAGTTCTTGACAGACTCTGAGGCGTGTATTATAATGAATGCAACCGGTTACATCGCGGTTATCACAAGATTACAAATATGTAACCGGTTACTTTTACCTGTACGACGAAGTCGTCCAACAACCTGGCAGCCGGAACGCCCGGCGTATTTATCCTGTTAATCATCAGGAAAGGGAAATTATGAAAAAAGGTTTTACTCTTATCGAGCTTCTCGTGGTCATAGCCATCATTGCGATCCTTGCCGCCATTTTGTTCCCTGTTTTCGCTAAGGCTCGCGAAAAGGCCCGCCAGATTTCCTGCGCCTCCAATATGAAGCAATTAGCGTTGGGACTGTTGCAATATAACCAGGATTACGACGAATCCATGCCTACCACCAACACCATCTGGGGCGGCGGCTGGGCAGGTGAGGTTTATCCGTACGTTAAAAGCGCTGGTGTCTATGCCTGTCCCGATGACGCAACTCCTCCCATTGATCCCGATCCGAGTCATGTCAGCGACCCCAAATCCGTTCGAGTTTCTTACGGCCTGAATGTGAACGTAATCTCACCCTATGTCGATGGTGAAAACACCAATACGTATAACGGAACTTTCTTTGGCCGCTTAAGCAGCACTGCTCTCTCCGCTCAGGCATCGCCTGCTAGCACTGTTCTGCTATTCGAGATTCAAGGGCAGCATAGCGTGGATGTCACCAATACTCGGGAAACCACGAGTGCGATCGGGGATGGCGCCGTGGGAAACAACGACCAGGGAGGCTCTCCAAGCGGTGGATGCGGTGGCGGAATTGACTCGTTTTATTGCGAAGGCGTGTATGCGACCGGAAAGATTGATGGTTACGGAATCGCCACCACAAAGAATCCGACGGGTGTGCATACGGAGGGAGCCAACTACGCAGCGCTGGATGGTCATGTCAAGTGGCTTCGACCGACCGCTGTTTCCGGAGGGCTGCCGGCGCCTGACTCGAACACGCCGGCGAGCCGAAGCGAAACGACGGCTGCTGGAACGAATAGCATGATCCTGTGTGATGGCGTCAGCCGCGCCGCACTCACCTTCAGTACTAGATAGAGAGCCAATCTGAGAATTTAAAATCGCCCGTTCCGCCATCTGCGGGGCGGGCGATTTTTCTCTCCGAGGGACCTTTCGGGGATTCGGGCGCCATTCTTGACATTACGGCGCCAAACTGACTACAATTCAGAGATGCGATTGTGCAGCAGGAATAGGTGAGATATCGTGACAATTTCGATTCGTGAGGTCGCCGCACGCGCTAAGGTTTCCCGCGCGACCGTTTCGCGCGTTCTGAACAATGTGGATGTGCCTATTTCCGCGGAGACCCGGCAGTTGGTGCGCCATGTCGCCGCCGAAATGGGATATCAGCCAAACCGGGCCGCTCGGGCTCTCGCCACGGGCCGGACACAGACAATCGCGCTATGGACCTCGAATTTGCGCTCGGCTTACTATGGGGAAGTGATTTACTACACGCACGAGGAGATCGTGCGGCATGAGTACGAGCTGTTCGTCAGCGCCGCCGGTATGGGGCCGGGCGAACTAGTGGACACGAACCAGCTTGCCTCCTGGCCTGTGGATGGAGTCCTCGCGGTTGACGTTCCGCGCGGCAAGCTCCTAGGGCTCTCCAACAGTCTGATTGAGAACAAAGCATTCGTCAATATCGGCGCCTACGTTCTTGAAGACGCGGACTTCGTTCAGGTTGACTTCCAGGAAAAGGCCGCTGAAGCCGTGCTTCATCTCGCGGAGACGGGATGCAAGAGGATCGCCTATCTCGTGCCGGATTGGTTTGAGTGGTTTGAGGAGAGCGCCGACGCGCGTTTGACCGGATACCGCCTCGCGATGGCGAAACTCGGCCGCGAGCCCGAATATATCGTGACCGACTCCGAGCTTCGCGAAGCGGCGACAT from Capsulimonas corticalis harbors:
- a CDS encoding LacI family DNA-binding transcriptional regulator, with protein sequence MTISIREVAARAKVSRATVSRVLNNVDVPISAETRQLVRHVAAEMGYQPNRAARALATGRTQTIALWTSNLRSAYYGEVIYYTHEEIVRHEYELFVSAAGMGPGELVDTNQLASWPVDGVLAVDVPRGKLLGLSNSLIENKAFVNIGAYVLEDADFVQVDFQEKAAEAVLHLAETGCKRIAYLVPDWFEWFEESADARLTGYRLAMAKLGREPEYIVTDSELREAATSALASYAGAHGCPDGLFCYNDELAIGAYPALRELGLSIPDDVAVVGCDGIKDTSYLYPALTTIVQPLEQMCATAWAFLKRRIDDPTVSLQQQILQPRLEIRGSSKR
- a CDS encoding DUF1559 domain-containing protein produces the protein MQPVTSRLSQDYKYVTGYFYLYDEVVQQPGSRNARRIYPVNHQEREIMKKGFTLIELLVVIAIIAILAAILFPVFAKAREKARQISCASNMKQLALGLLQYNQDYDESMPTTNTIWGGGWAGEVYPYVKSAGVYACPDDATPPIDPDPSHVSDPKSVRVSYGLNVNVISPYVDGENTNTYNGTFFGRLSSTALSAQASPASTVLLFEIQGQHSVDVTNTRETTSAIGDGAVGNNDQGGSPSGGCGGGIDSFYCEGVYATGKIDGYGIATTKNPTGVHTEGANYAALDGHVKWLRPTAVSGGLPAPDSNTPASRSETTAAGTNSMILCDGVSRAALTFSTR